A stretch of DNA from Bacteroidota bacterium:
GTATAATTCCAAATTTTGGATAAATCATCTACGGCTTTATTAGTCAAAAAGTAATTAGCCATTCTGTTCTTTTTTTGCTTTTAATTCTTTCAGATGTGTATTTGGATTGAAGTCAATAGCTAATCCACTTTCAACACCTTCTTGAATTGCATTTTTTAAAGCAATAGTTTTATTTTCT
This window harbors:
- a CDS encoding type II toxin-antitoxin system ParD family antitoxin, which gives rise to ENKTIALKNAIQEGVESGLAIDFNPNTHLKELKAKKEQNG